The genomic window CGCGATCAGCGCCGCAAGTTCGAGATGCGCAGGCCATATCCACCCAAGTTCCGGCCTGATCCATCCAAGCGGCAACGTCACCAATCCGCCCAAGGCGCAGATGAGCGAAAAGTAGAACACGATCGAAGGTGTGGCCTCAGTATCGGTGAGGCGGCGTGTCTGGATCACGGCGCCGGCATTGAACAAAGCCGCCGTGATGGCGAGCAGCGCACCAAAAGCCGCCACCTGGCTCGCCGTGCCGGAGAACCGCGACGCGTCGAATTGCGGCCACAGCATCACGATGACGCCGAGAAAGCCGACAATGACGGCGGACCAGCGATAGATGCGCACACGCTCCTTGAGAAAGATTGCGGCGAACACGACGGTGATGAGCGGCGCGGTGAAGGTGAAAGCGGTCGCATCCACCAGCGGAAGCCGCGCCAGCGAAGCGAAATTGAAAAACATGCCGCCGACGCCGAACAAACCGCGCCCGACATGGCCGAGCGGACGTTTCGTGTGTATCGCGGAATAAAGCTCGCGCCGGATCGCATAAATCAGCAGCACCGGTACGATCGCGAAGGCGGCGCGGAAAAACACGACCTGCCCGACCGGCGCTGTGGCGCCGGTGAAACGCACCAGCGCCGACATCGCCGCGAACAGAAAGGCAGAGATGAGGGTGAGGAAGACGGCTTTGTAGAGATTCATCGGTGGCGGATGCAGACGGCGACGGCCGGCGGCCTCGCAGCGAGCATTAACCTGTCGCCGATGATCGTGGCCGAAGCAAGGGCTCCGGACGCATGGGACGGCTGTGCGCCGGTCACTTCGTCTGCGGCCGCAGCGGTCCTTCTACCGGCGCCAACGATTTCAGATAGACCGCCATCGCCATGCGGTCGTCATCCGAAAGCTGTGAGGTGTTGCGGATTACCGGGGTCATCGACCCGCCGACCGAGTCGCCGTCCGGCAGGTTCCCGCTTTCCAGCAGATAGGCGATGTCCTTCTCGCTCCAGTCCTTCAACCCCGCCTGGGTGATGTTGGGCACCCAGCCTTTGCCTTCCGGATTGGGGCCGCCGGCGAAGCGCTTTCCGGATTCGATCCCGCCCATAGCATTGCGCGGCGAATGGCATTCGGCGCAATGGCCCGGCCCGTTCACCAGATAGGCGCCGCGGTTCCATTGCGCGGTCTTGGAAGAGTCGGGGCGGAAGGTGTCGCTGCCGAGAAACAAAAATTTCCAGCCGCCGAGTGTGCGGCGGATGTTGTAGGGAAACGGCAGGTCGTGATCGCGCACCTCGCCCTGCACCGCCGGCAGCGTCTTGATGAAAGCGAACAGGTCGCGCACATCCGACACTCCCATCAGACGGTACGACGTATAAGGGAACGCGGGATAATAATGCGTGCCGTCGGGCGACGTGCCCTTCAGCATCGCGGTGACAAACTGCGCCTCGCTCCAGTTACCAATGCCATCTTTCGGGTCCGGCGAAATATTCGGCACATGGAAAGTGCCGAAGGGCGAATTCAGAGCGAGCCCGCCGCCAAGCCGAGTGCGGTCCTCCTGACCCGGCGTGGCGTGGCAGGAGGCGCAGCCGCCGGCATAGAACATGGTCTTGCCGTTCTCGAGATTGGGCTGATGCGCGCCGAGCGCCGAGGCCTGCACGGTGGCGGGGATGGTTACGAACCAGAACACCCCCAGCGCAATCGCGCCGGCGACCACCGCCAGAATGACAAGCTTGCGCAGCATTGCTCACTCCCCGATTCCAAACGAGTCTAGCGCGCGACCGGCAAAAGTCATGCGCGCGCCGGGCGCCCAAAAAGCGAGGGCGGCGCGTCATCGACGGCCGCCCCGTGTGGTCGCCGGCGAAAGCCGGATTATTTCTTGATACGGAAGGTTTCGTGGCAGCCGCCGCAATTCTTGCCCATGTCCCCGAAGGCCACCTTGAAGCTATCCAGGTCCTTCACCGAGGCCTGGGCCGCCTTGGCTTCGGTTTCAAACTTGGCAAAGCGGGCCTTGAAGCCGTTCGTGTCTTCCCAGATTTTCGGCGCGGCCGTCGTCTCGCCGCCGGTCTTGGAATTTTCCGGAAACAGCGCCGGCATCTTGGCCGCGGCGTTGGCATAGGTCGCGAATATCGCCTTCGCCTTGGCCAGATCGAAAGGCATTTCGCCCTTGACCATCTGGGCGCCGATCTTCGCCTGGCCACCCACGCCCTTCATCGTCTCTTTGCGCTGTGCAATCGGATCAGACTGGGCGATCACAGCCGTGGCGCTGACAGCAATGGCGACGACAACGCAAGCCGTACGAATAAGCATGAAATTCCCCTCGTTTTTGGCGCAATCAGGTGACCGGCGGAGAGTTCCGCCGCTGGCTGGAACAACCCCGGTTCTACTTTGATATTCCTCAAAGGTAACAGAGCGGCGATGCACACAAATTGCTCACGAAGTCGTGAAGTCAAATTCATAGCCGGAGCAAGCGCTTACCCTCCTCGATCGCGGCCCAGACGCGTGCGGGAGTCGCCGGCATGTCCACATGCGGCACCCGGTAGCTGCGCCAGAGCGCGTCCACGACCGCATTCATGACCGCCGGGCAGGCGCCAATGGCCCCGGCCTCGCCCGCCCCCTTGAAGCCCAGCGGATTGTTCCTGCAGGGCACGTTGCGTGTCTCAAACTCGAAAGGCGGGGCGCCGAGCGCCCGCGGCAACGCATAGTCCATGAGACTGGCGGTGACGAGCTGGCCCGACTCGCGATCGTAGATCGTGTCTTCCATGAGGGCCTGCCCGATGCCCTGCACCGCGCCGCCATGGACCTGGCCCGCGAGCAGCAGCGGGTTCAGCGTCACGCCGAAATCATCCACCACGACATATTTCACGATTTTCGTCTCGCCGGTCGCTTCGTCGATCTCGACCTCGGCGATGTGAGTGCCGTTGGGGAAGGTCGAGCCTTCCGGCTGGTAGGCGTCGGCCGTTGAGAGCTTGTCCTCGGTCGCCTCTGCACGCGCGGCGAGATCCGGGAAGGAGATCACGCGATCGGTGCCCGTGACGCGCACAACGCCGTCGTCGAATTCAAGGTCGCGCGGAGATGCTTCCAGCGCGTCCGCGGCGATTTCCTTCAGATTGTCGGCGAGTTTCTTCGCGGCGAGCGACACCGAGGCGCCGCCCGCCGGGATCGAGCTTGATCCGCCGGTGCCCTCGCCGGTGGCGATGCGATCGGTATCGCCCTGGATCATCCGGAAGCGGTCAGGCGAGATGCCGAGATGATCGGCGACGATCTGCGCATAGGAGGTCGCGTGACCCTGCCCGGTCGATTGCGTGCCGATGGCGAGCGTAACCGTTCCGTCCTTTTCCAGCTTCAAGTTGGCGGTTTCCGGTCCATTGGCACCGCAAGCCTCGATATAGCTTGCAATGCCGATGCCGCGCAGCTTGCCCCTCTTCTTCGCGGCGGCCGCGCGTTTCCTGAAGCCATCCCAGTCCGCCATCTCCTGTGCGCGCGCCAGATGGTCGGCGAATTCGCCGGTGTCGTAGACTTTTCCGGTCGCCGTCTCATACGGCATCTGCTTCGGCTTGATAAAATTCTTGCGTCGCAGCGCATCCGGATTCACTCCTACCTCGCGCGCCGCGTTGTCGACCAGGCGTTCGATGACATAAGACGCTTCGGGACGCCCCGCCCCGCGATAAGCGTCGACCGGCACCGTGTTGGTGTAGGCAGCGCGCACGCGGATGAAGCAGACCGGAATGTCGTAGACGCCCGGCAGCATCGGCGCGCCGACATAGGGGATGTAAGGCGCGTA from Pseudorhodoplanes sp. includes these protein-coding regions:
- a CDS encoding DMT family transporter — its product is MNLYKAVFLTLISAFLFAAMSALVRFTGATAPVGQVVFFRAAFAIVPVLLIYAIRRELYSAIHTKRPLGHVGRGLFGVGGMFFNFASLARLPLVDATAFTFTAPLITVVFAAIFLKERVRIYRWSAVIVGFLGVIVMLWPQFDASRFSGTASQVAAFGALLAITAALFNAGAVIQTRRLTDTEATPSIVFYFSLICALGGLVTLPLGWIRPELGWIWPAHLELAALIATGILGGFAHILLTESYRHAPQSVVAPFGYTSMVWALVLGYFMFDEVPVPLVFAGAAIVAAAGLFVIYRERQLGLKRAPEPEGPPGVG
- a CDS encoding cytochrome c, whose amino-acid sequence is MLRKLVILAVVAGAIALGVFWFVTIPATVQASALGAHQPNLENGKTMFYAGGCASCHATPGQEDRTRLGGGLALNSPFGTFHVPNISPDPKDGIGNWSEAQFVTAMLKGTSPDGTHYYPAFPYTSYRLMGVSDVRDLFAFIKTLPAVQGEVRDHDLPFPYNIRRTLGGWKFLFLGSDTFRPDSSKTAQWNRGAYLVNGPGHCAECHSPRNAMGGIESGKRFAGGPNPEGKGWVPNITQAGLKDWSEKDIAYLLESGNLPDGDSVGGSMTPVIRNTSQLSDDDRMAMAVYLKSLAPVEGPLRPQTK
- a CDS encoding cytochrome c; the encoded protein is MLIRTACVVVAIAVSATAVIAQSDPIAQRKETMKGVGGQAKIGAQMVKGEMPFDLAKAKAIFATYANAAAKMPALFPENSKTGGETTAAPKIWEDTNGFKARFAKFETEAKAAQASVKDLDSFKVAFGDMGKNCGGCHETFRIKK
- a CDS encoding xanthine dehydrogenase family protein molybdopterin-binding subunit; this encodes MKFGVGQALVRKEDDPLIRGAGHYVADYAPEGLTHAVVVRSPHAHARFRIVDAEAARKCPGVRLVLTAEETKHLGHMPCVVGVPSVEIPVPPCPVLAVDEVHHVGDAVAFVVADTLDQARDAAEKIEIDWEALPHVTNAEVALKEGAPLVWPHLSTNLSFEKTFGNKAKTDDVFAKAAKIVSLKVVNPRVVTNYMETRGVTAEYDSGRGRITLTLGSQGSHIIRDVIGREVLKLPDEKMRVITPDVGGGFGTKLFAYREYALAAVAAKAIGRPVKWVADRSEHFLADTQGRDNITTARLALDEKGKFLALDVDLIADMGAYLSTYAPYIPYVGAPMLPGVYDIPVCFIRVRAAYTNTVPVDAYRGAGRPEASYVIERLVDNAAREVGVNPDALRRKNFIKPKQMPYETATGKVYDTGEFADHLARAQEMADWDGFRKRAAAAKKRGKLRGIGIASYIEACGANGPETANLKLEKDGTVTLAIGTQSTGQGHATSYAQIVADHLGISPDRFRMIQGDTDRIATGEGTGGSSSIPAGGASVSLAAKKLADNLKEIAADALEASPRDLEFDDGVVRVTGTDRVISFPDLAARAEATEDKLSTADAYQPEGSTFPNGTHIAEVEIDEATGETKIVKYVVVDDFGVTLNPLLLAGQVHGGAVQGIGQALMEDTIYDRESGQLVTASLMDYALPRALGAPPFEFETRNVPCRNNPLGFKGAGEAGAIGACPAVMNAVVDALWRSYRVPHVDMPATPARVWAAIEEGKRLLRL